Proteins from a single region of Vulgatibacter sp.:
- a CDS encoding ketopantoate reductase family protein, whose product MKRLLVVGCGGIGGVIAATLAEQQVPLAVVARGPIAEALHLRGFDLRDEKGRRLVRGPVEVHESQPPGPFDFVLLAVPPDRLEEAARAALPSLGPDGALVCLQNGLAEERLAAAAGVDRVVGAVVAWGASAPEAGVYERTSSGGFTLGRLDGAADPRLDSLASLLEHVGPVRITENLRGARWSKLALNCAVSSLGVIGGDRVGALLRFRFVRRLALEVMSEAVAVAEAEGARLERIAGTVDLQWIALTEAERAAAAGTPTLLAKHGLLLAVGARYRRLRSSMLAAIERGRVPPVDFLNGEVVERGVRHGIDAPVNRAIVELVHAIARREERSGLAALERLYQQTRAGRRAA is encoded by the coding sequence ATGAAGCGGCTCCTGGTGGTCGGCTGCGGCGGCATCGGCGGGGTGATCGCCGCCACCCTCGCGGAGCAGCAGGTGCCGCTCGCGGTGGTGGCCCGCGGCCCCATCGCCGAGGCGCTGCACCTGCGCGGCTTCGACCTGCGCGACGAGAAGGGGCGAAGGCTCGTCCGCGGCCCCGTCGAGGTCCACGAGTCCCAGCCTCCAGGGCCCTTCGATTTCGTGCTCCTCGCGGTGCCGCCGGATCGCCTCGAGGAGGCGGCTCGCGCCGCGCTGCCCTCGCTCGGGCCGGACGGCGCCCTCGTCTGCCTCCAGAACGGCCTCGCCGAGGAGCGGCTCGCTGCAGCCGCCGGCGTCGATCGGGTCGTCGGCGCGGTGGTGGCCTGGGGCGCCTCGGCGCCGGAGGCCGGCGTCTACGAGCGCACCTCGAGCGGCGGCTTCACCCTGGGCCGCCTCGACGGCGCTGCCGATCCCCGCCTCGACAGCCTCGCCTCGCTCCTCGAGCACGTGGGGCCGGTGCGGATCACCGAGAACCTCCGCGGCGCCAGGTGGAGCAAGCTCGCCCTCAACTGCGCGGTCTCTTCGCTCGGCGTCATCGGCGGCGACCGGGTCGGCGCGCTCCTGCGCTTCCGCTTCGTGCGCCGCCTCGCCCTCGAGGTGATGAGCGAGGCGGTGGCGGTGGCGGAGGCGGAAGGGGCCCGGCTCGAACGGATCGCCGGCACCGTCGATCTGCAGTGGATCGCGCTCACCGAAGCGGAGCGGGCCGCAGCCGCGGGGACGCCGACGCTGCTGGCCAAACACGGCCTCCTCCTCGCGGTGGGGGCCCGCTACCGGCGGCTGCGCTCCTCGATGCTCGCGGCGATCGAGCGGGGGCGGGTGCCGCCGGTGGACTTCCTCAACGGCGAGGTGGTGGAGCGGGGCGTGCGCCACGGGATCGATGCCCCGGTGAACCGGGCGATCGTGGAGCTGGTCCACGCCATCGCGCGCCGCGAGGAGCGCTCGGGTCTCGCCGCCCTGGAGCGGCTCTACCAGCAGACCCGCGCCGGCCGCCGCGCCGCCTGA
- a CDS encoding radical SAM protein, translating into MATSWELKQQIEARLADEQGTLIKDAPVRVALCYPSPYHVAMSSLGFQTIYREIHQHPAATAERSFLPDDVEAWRASRTPLFTYESGRPVSEHDIVAFSVAYEIELVGLLDVLDLSGLPVLREERGPEHPLVVAGGPLTFSNPVTMAPFVDVVVMGEAEETIHALLAHYEGTPDRERLLDQLAALPGFWVPSRSMVVPAVGKAEDARLPARSQIITPHTELRSMYLIEAERGCSRGCTYCVMRRTTNGGMRTVTPERVLELIPAEARRVGLVGAAVTDHPKLPKLLRTLVEDGRSVSISSLRANRLTDEIVGLLRQSGAKNLTTASDGASERLRDAIDRKTKEKDLLNVAELCRKHGYQQLKLYLMVGLPGETQADLDELLRFGTELSKIIPLAYGCAPFVAKRNTPMDGAPFEGIPAIEKKLEYLRRGFKGRVDIRATSARWAWVEYMVAQGDERAGLAAMDAWKGGGSFAAWKRAFKERGVQPHAARRVEDGRLKLPTLAHWPQVAAPA; encoded by the coding sequence ATGGCCACCAGCTGGGAGCTGAAGCAGCAGATCGAGGCGCGCCTCGCCGACGAGCAGGGCACGCTGATCAAGGACGCGCCGGTGCGCGTGGCCCTCTGCTACCCGAGCCCCTACCACGTGGCGATGTCGTCGCTCGGCTTCCAGACGATCTACCGCGAGATCCACCAGCATCCCGCCGCCACCGCCGAGCGCTCCTTCCTCCCCGACGACGTGGAGGCGTGGCGTGCCTCGCGCACGCCGCTCTTCACCTACGAGAGCGGGCGCCCCGTCTCCGAACACGACATCGTCGCCTTCTCGGTGGCCTACGAGATCGAACTCGTCGGCCTGCTCGACGTGCTCGATCTCTCCGGCCTGCCGGTGCTCCGGGAGGAGCGCGGGCCGGAGCATCCCCTGGTGGTCGCCGGCGGGCCGCTCACCTTCTCCAACCCGGTGACGATGGCGCCCTTCGTCGACGTGGTGGTGATGGGCGAGGCGGAGGAGACGATCCACGCGCTCCTCGCCCACTACGAGGGCACCCCCGATCGCGAGCGGCTCCTCGACCAGCTCGCTGCGCTGCCGGGTTTCTGGGTTCCCTCCCGGAGCATGGTGGTGCCGGCGGTGGGCAAGGCGGAGGACGCGCGCCTGCCCGCGCGCTCGCAGATCATCACGCCGCATACCGAGCTGCGCTCGATGTACCTGATCGAGGCGGAGCGCGGCTGCTCCCGCGGCTGCACCTACTGCGTGATGCGGCGCACCACCAACGGCGGCATGCGCACGGTGACGCCGGAGCGCGTGCTCGAGCTCATCCCGGCGGAGGCGCGGCGGGTGGGGCTGGTGGGCGCCGCGGTGACCGATCACCCGAAGCTGCCGAAGCTGCTGCGCACCCTCGTCGAGGACGGGCGCTCGGTGAGCATCAGCTCCCTGCGCGCCAACCGACTCACCGACGAGATCGTCGGGCTCCTGCGCCAGTCGGGGGCGAAGAACCTCACCACCGCCAGCGACGGCGCTTCCGAGCGGCTCCGCGACGCCATCGATCGCAAGACGAAGGAGAAGGATCTCCTCAACGTCGCCGAGCTCTGCAGGAAGCACGGCTACCAGCAGCTCAAGCTCTACCTGATGGTGGGGCTGCCCGGTGAGACGCAGGCCGATCTCGACGAGCTGCTGCGCTTCGGCACCGAGCTCTCGAAGATCATCCCGCTCGCGTACGGCTGCGCGCCCTTCGTGGCCAAGCGCAACACGCCGATGGACGGCGCGCCCTTCGAGGGCATCCCGGCGATCGAGAAGAAGCTCGAGTACCTGCGCCGCGGCTTCAAGGGGCGGGTCGACATCCGCGCCACCTCCGCCCGCTGGGCGTGGGTCGAGTACATGGTGGCGCAGGGCGACGAGCGGGCGGGGCTGGCGGCGATGGACGCGTGGAAGGGGGGCGGGAGCTTCGCCGCCTGGAAGCGCGCCTTCAAGGAGCGGGGCGTGCAGCCCCACGCGGCGCGCCGCGTGGAGGACGGCAGGCTCAAGCTCCCGACGCTGGCCCACTGGCCCCAGGTGGCGGCGCCGGCCTGA
- a CDS encoding DUF423 domain-containing protein, translating to MERIWLALGAVNAFLAVAAGAFGAHGLKARLPADLLAVFQTGAQYHMFHGLGLLAVGLFAMQRPGSLVDASGWTMLAGIVLFSGSLYALALSGVRVLGAITPIGGLAFLAAWLLLAIAALRG from the coding sequence ATGGAACGGATCTGGTTGGCACTCGGCGCGGTGAACGCCTTCCTCGCCGTGGCAGCAGGGGCCTTCGGCGCCCACGGTCTCAAGGCACGGCTTCCGGCGGACCTGCTGGCGGTCTTCCAGACCGGCGCGCAATACCACATGTTCCACGGCCTCGGCCTGCTCGCGGTGGGGCTCTTCGCGATGCAGCGCCCCGGCAGCCTGGTCGACGCCTCGGGCTGGACGATGCTCGCCGGGATCGTGCTCTTCTCCGGCAGCCTCTACGCCCTGGCCTTGAGCGGCGTGCGGGTCCTCGGCGCGATCACGCCGATCGGCGGCCTCGCCTTCCTCGCCGCCTGGCTCCTGCTCGCCATCGCAGCGCTCCGCGGCTGA
- a CDS encoding lysylphosphatidylglycerol synthase transmembrane domain-containing protein, with the protein MIARFRRWALVGVALGALLYLGLSLHAGLPAVADELRRFGWIWAAPILLLSLFNYGLRFVKWHYLLGRLGVRIGWAEDVQIFLAGLAMTITPGKAGELLKPLLVRSSTGAPLTRTVPALVAERGTDAIAVLGLAALGVTHYFAEGASALLTVGVVGLVGLLVLASERLSLGTIRLTRHVPLLSRVEPRLEEMYRAMRTCLAPVPLIFTVLLSIVAWGAECVGYLLVLQGFGVESANLSVATFLYAFSSIAGAPSPGGLGVADTALQEGAMQLIAGITRPEALGSALLCRLATLWLGVAMGGVVLLRYGATLGDAAADAAAPEAKRPAA; encoded by the coding sequence GTGATCGCTCGCTTCCGCCGCTGGGCCCTGGTCGGCGTCGCCCTCGGGGCGCTGCTCTATCTCGGGCTCTCGCTCCACGCCGGGCTGCCGGCGGTGGCGGACGAGCTGCGCCGCTTCGGCTGGATCTGGGCGGCGCCGATCCTTTTGCTCTCCCTCTTCAACTACGGCCTGCGCTTCGTGAAGTGGCACTACCTCCTCGGCCGCCTCGGCGTGCGGATCGGCTGGGCCGAGGACGTGCAGATCTTCCTCGCCGGCCTGGCGATGACGATCACGCCGGGCAAGGCGGGCGAGCTCCTGAAGCCGCTCCTCGTCCGCTCCTCCACCGGCGCGCCCCTCACCCGCACCGTGCCGGCGCTGGTCGCCGAGCGCGGCACCGACGCGATCGCGGTCCTCGGCCTCGCGGCCCTGGGCGTGACCCACTACTTCGCGGAAGGGGCCTCGGCGCTGCTCACCGTCGGCGTGGTGGGGCTCGTCGGCCTCCTCGTCCTCGCCTCGGAGCGGCTCTCTCTCGGGACGATCCGCCTCACCCGCCACGTGCCGCTCCTCTCCCGCGTCGAGCCGCGCCTCGAGGAGATGTACCGGGCGATGCGCACCTGCCTCGCGCCGGTGCCGCTCATCTTCACCGTGCTCCTCTCGATCGTGGCGTGGGGCGCGGAGTGCGTGGGCTACCTGCTCGTGCTCCAGGGCTTCGGCGTGGAGAGCGCCAACCTCTCGGTGGCCACCTTCCTCTACGCCTTCTCCTCGATCGCCGGCGCGCCCTCGCCCGGCGGCCTCGGCGTCGCCGACACGGCGCTGCAGGAGGGGGCGATGCAGCTCATCGCCGGGATCACGCGCCCCGAGGCGCTGGGCAGCGCGCTCCTCTGCAGGCTCGCCACCCTGTGGCTCGGCGTGGCGATGGGCGGCGTGGTGCTGCTGCGCTACGGCGCCACCCTCGGCGACGCGGCGGCGGATGCTGCAGCGCCGGAGGCGAAGCGGCCCGCAGCCTGA
- a CDS encoding PaaI family thioesterase has translation MSGDEKSLQERHAPASICFGCGPANERGLRIRSFPQGDVVVADWKPEAWHEAFPGMLSGGITGTLLDCHSNWTAAWHLMKQAGLAEPPCCVTAEYAVQLRRPIPSGETVHLEARVVESKEDRAVIESSLVAGGKVCATCRGTFVAVKPGHPAYHRWG, from the coding sequence ATGAGCGGCGACGAGAAAAGCCTGCAGGAGCGCCATGCGCCCGCCTCGATCTGCTTCGGCTGCGGCCCCGCCAACGAGCGCGGCCTGCGGATCCGCAGCTTCCCGCAGGGCGACGTGGTGGTGGCGGACTGGAAGCCGGAAGCCTGGCACGAAGCCTTCCCCGGCATGCTCAGCGGCGGGATCACCGGCACGCTCCTCGATTGCCACAGCAATTGGACCGCAGCCTGGCACCTGATGAAGCAGGCGGGGCTCGCGGAGCCGCCGTGCTGCGTCACCGCCGAGTACGCGGTGCAGCTGCGCCGGCCGATCCCCTCGGGCGAGACGGTCCACCTCGAGGCCCGGGTGGTCGAGTCGAAGGAGGACCGCGCCGTGATCGAGTCGAGCCTCGTCGCCGGGGGCAAGGTCTGCGCGACCTGCCGCGGCACCTTCGTCGCCGTGAAGCCGGGTCATCCCGCGTACCACCGCTGGGGATGA
- a CDS encoding peptidylprolyl isomerase → MNRTLLLLAATVLLALTGCKEQQQAEQPAQQQPPAQQQQQAPAAPAAQPAVPADSPLLQPAQLTEQAPAQYRAHFTTTKGDFVIEVQREWAPLAADRFYNLVKNGFFDDTAFFRAVEGFMVQFGIHGDPQVAGKWRTATFPDDAVKQSNQKGMVSFATSGPNSRTTQIFINYKDNAFLDRMGFAPFGKVVEGMDVVDGLYKGYGEGAPRGRGPNQGRIQTEGNAYLRKEFPQLDYVKSAKIVEAK, encoded by the coding sequence ATGAACCGCACCCTGCTCCTTCTCGCCGCCACCGTCCTCCTCGCCCTCACCGGCTGCAAAGAGCAGCAGCAGGCCGAGCAGCCCGCGCAGCAGCAGCCCCCCGCCCAGCAGCAGCAGCAGGCACCCGCCGCGCCGGCAGCGCAGCCGGCGGTGCCGGCGGATTCGCCGCTGCTCCAGCCCGCGCAGCTCACCGAGCAGGCGCCGGCGCAGTACCGCGCGCACTTCACCACCACGAAGGGCGACTTCGTGATCGAGGTGCAGCGCGAGTGGGCCCCGCTCGCCGCCGACCGCTTCTACAACCTGGTGAAGAACGGCTTCTTCGACGACACCGCCTTCTTCCGGGCCGTCGAGGGCTTCATGGTGCAGTTCGGCATCCACGGCGATCCGCAGGTCGCCGGCAAGTGGCGCACCGCCACCTTTCCCGACGACGCGGTGAAGCAGAGCAACCAGAAGGGCATGGTGAGCTTCGCCACCTCCGGCCCGAACTCGCGCACCACGCAGATCTTCATCAACTACAAGGACAACGCCTTCCTCGACCGGATGGGCTTCGCCCCCTTCGGCAAGGTGGTCGAGGGCATGGACGTGGTCGACGGTCTCTACAAGGGCTACGGCGAAGGGGCCCCCCGGGGCCGCGGCCCCAACCAGGGCCGGATCCAGACCGAGGGCAACGCCTACCTGCGCAAGGAGTTCCCGCAGCTCGACTACGTGAAGAGCGCGAAGATCGTCGAGGCGAAGTAG
- a CDS encoding YbhB/YbcL family Raf kinase inhibitor-like protein has translation MDEQMDVTNTVTPDRILELEDRPDWALDLLDFELHSNAFRDGQRIPPRYTADGDDLSPALAWGRPPEGTKSLALVVDDPDAPGGLFTHWMVLGLPAAPGDLVEGRGTDPSDVAGAQTLTNDFDRVGWASPAPPRGHPQHRYRFRLLALDNEPRLPSSSRRGDFDQAIEGHVIGETILTGHYGR, from the coding sequence ATGGACGAGCAGATGGACGTAACGAATACCGTCACGCCGGACCGGATCCTCGAGCTGGAGGATCGGCCCGACTGGGCGCTCGATCTCCTCGATTTCGAGCTGCACAGCAACGCCTTCCGGGACGGCCAGCGCATTCCGCCCCGCTATACCGCCGACGGCGACGACCTCTCGCCGGCCCTCGCGTGGGGCAGGCCCCCGGAGGGGACGAAGAGCCTCGCGCTGGTGGTCGACGATCCCGATGCGCCGGGGGGGCTCTTCACCCACTGGATGGTCCTCGGCCTGCCCGCAGCGCCGGGCGATCTGGTCGAGGGCCGGGGCACCGATCCGTCGGACGTCGCCGGGGCGCAGACCCTGACCAACGATTTCGATCGGGTGGGCTGGGCCTCGCCGGCGCCGCCGCGGGGCCATCCGCAGCACCGCTACCGGTTCCGGCTCCTCGCCCTCGACAACGAGCCGCGGCTGCCCTCGTCGTCGCGGCGGGGCGATTTCGACCAGGCGATCGAGGGCCACGTGATCGGCGAGACGATCCTCACCGGCCACTACGGCCGCTGA
- a CDS encoding NifU family protein, producing MNAQSQDLIRLEFTPNPSTLKYVVARPLLPRGTANFTEKAAAETSPLPLRLFEVDGVKAVMVGPSFVTVTMADEADAAALNDGVHAALHAHLDAGEHPVDPAVLEQAAAANAEDGPVVSRIKEIIEEEIRPAVAMDGGDISFERFQDGVVYVFMKGACSSCPSSTATLKMGIESRLREELPEVVEVVQI from the coding sequence ATGAACGCCCAGAGCCAGGACCTCATCCGGTTGGAGTTCACCCCCAACCCCTCGACCCTCAAGTACGTGGTCGCCCGCCCGCTCCTCCCCCGCGGCACCGCCAACTTCACCGAGAAGGCCGCCGCCGAGACCTCGCCGCTGCCGCTGCGCCTCTTCGAGGTGGACGGGGTGAAGGCGGTGATGGTGGGACCGAGCTTCGTCACCGTGACCATGGCCGACGAGGCCGATGCAGCCGCCCTCAACGACGGCGTCCACGCGGCGCTGCACGCGCACCTCGACGCCGGCGAGCATCCGGTCGATCCCGCGGTCCTCGAGCAGGCCGCTGCCGCCAACGCCGAGGACGGCCCGGTGGTCTCCCGGATCAAGGAGATCATCGAGGAGGAGATCCGGCCCGCGGTCGCCATGGACGGCGGCGACATCAGCTTCGAGCGCTTCCAGGACGGCGTGGTCTACGTCTTCATGAAGGGCGCCTGCTCCTCCTGCCCCTCCTCGACCGCGACCCTGAAGATGGGGATCGAGAGCCGCCTCCGCGAGGAGCTCCCCGAGGTCGTCGAGGTCGTGCAGATCTGA
- a CDS encoding DUF2795 domain-containing protein produces the protein MARGVGERLQRSASYILETVEYPATREDLVQAAEDGEAPVDAINFLKSLPDRQYRDPDDVLREFAEAQGGFGLGPSREPNHRGNIGKEMTEPPGADHANHP, from the coding sequence ATGGCCCGAGGCGTAGGAGAGAGGCTGCAGCGCAGCGCGTCGTACATCCTCGAGACGGTCGAGTACCCGGCAACCCGGGAGGATCTCGTCCAGGCGGCGGAGGATGGCGAGGCGCCGGTCGACGCCATCAATTTCCTCAAGTCGCTGCCGGACCGGCAATACCGGGATCCGGACGACGTGCTCCGGGAGTTCGCGGAGGCGCAGGGCGGCTTCGGCCTGGGACCGAGCCGCGAGCCCAACCACCGGGGCAACATCGGCAAGGAGATGACCGAGCCACCGGGCGCGGATCACGCGAACCACCCCTGA
- a CDS encoding lipoprotein translates to MKRMFLALAAIFVVAGCQNQGQEPAAEQEPQAQAPAGEPQAQQPAAQQPAAEQQMMTATGTITEVSDEKITVRTAAGEQMEMKLGEQAQITMNGQPVQKDQLQQGASVRAAYKQEGEENTVQTLEIQSMGAQQPGAAPQPEGAQQPPQPQQ, encoded by the coding sequence ATGAAGCGAATGTTCCTGGCGCTCGCCGCCATCTTCGTCGTCGCCGGTTGTCAGAACCAGGGCCAGGAGCCCGCAGCGGAGCAGGAGCCGCAGGCGCAGGCCCCTGCCGGTGAGCCGCAGGCCCAGCAGCCCGCGGCGCAGCAGCCCGCTGCCGAGCAGCAGATGATGACGGCCACCGGCACCATCACCGAGGTCTCGGACGAGAAGATCACCGTGCGCACCGCCGCCGGTGAGCAGATGGAGATGAAGCTCGGCGAGCAGGCGCAGATCACGATGAACGGCCAGCCCGTCCAGAAGGACCAGCTGCAGCAGGGCGCCAGCGTGCGCGCCGCCTACAAGCAGGAGGGCGAGGAGAACACGGTCCAGACCCTCGAGATCCAGAGCATGGGTGCGCAGCAGCCCGGGGCGGCGCCGCAGCCCGAGGGCGCGCAGCAGCCGCCGCAGCCCCAGCAGTAA
- a CDS encoding peptide chain release factor 3 — protein sequence MSQHISQEAARRRTFAIISHPDAGKTTLTEKLLLYSGAIHLAGDVKARRTKRQVTSDWMAIERERGISVTSSVLQFEYEGAACNLLDTPGHQDFGEDTYRTLVAADAAIMLLDNAKGVEPQTKKLFHVCRLRKTPIVTFINKCDREGKDPLELLSEVEQVLGIHTVPLDWPIGSGRGFVGVYDRLDGKVHLFAGGHHGAAVVEEEVMDKDDPALPARIGDSLYARLQEDLELLEAAGEPFDMEMFLAGEQTPVFFGSAATNFGIGPFLRRFVTLAPPPVDRETRDGSRRKADDEAFSAFVFKIQANMDPSHRDRLCFIRVCSGRFEKGMKVRHLRLDKEIKLAAAHTLMGRDRVDVEEAYAGDIVGVVDTQHLLRIGDTLATDRGPAFVGVPRFSPEIFATLRLKDPLRRKQLVEGLGQLAEEGAVQIFFRRGAGAVDPIVAVVGVLQLEVLKHRLESEYSVNVVVERLGLTHARWLDGVSDVSKAARDIVGTHVEDTDGHPVVLLRNDWELGVAERENPSVRFLTTSPLDVQGTVQAVR from the coding sequence ATGTCGCAGCACATCTCCCAGGAAGCCGCCCGCCGCCGCACCTTCGCGATCATCTCGCACCCGGATGCAGGCAAGACGACCCTCACCGAGAAGCTCCTCCTCTACTCCGGCGCGATCCACCTCGCCGGCGACGTGAAGGCCCGCAGGACCAAGCGTCAGGTCACCTCCGACTGGATGGCGATCGAGCGCGAGCGCGGCATCTCCGTGACCTCGTCGGTGCTCCAGTTCGAGTACGAGGGCGCTGCGTGCAACCTCCTCGACACCCCCGGCCACCAGGACTTCGGCGAGGATACCTACCGCACCCTCGTGGCAGCGGACGCGGCGATCATGCTCCTCGACAACGCCAAGGGCGTGGAGCCGCAGACGAAGAAGCTCTTCCACGTCTGCCGCCTGCGGAAGACGCCGATCGTCACCTTCATCAACAAATGCGATCGCGAGGGCAAGGATCCCCTGGAGCTCCTCTCCGAGGTGGAGCAGGTCCTCGGGATCCACACCGTGCCCCTCGACTGGCCGATCGGTTCCGGCCGCGGCTTCGTCGGGGTCTACGACCGCCTCGACGGCAAGGTCCACCTCTTCGCCGGCGGCCACCATGGCGCCGCCGTGGTCGAGGAGGAGGTCATGGACAAGGACGATCCCGCCCTGCCCGCGCGGATCGGCGACTCGCTCTACGCCAGGCTCCAGGAGGATCTCGAGCTCCTCGAGGCTGCCGGCGAGCCCTTCGACATGGAGATGTTCCTGGCGGGTGAGCAGACCCCGGTCTTCTTCGGCTCCGCGGCGACCAACTTCGGCATCGGTCCGTTCTTGCGCCGCTTCGTCACCCTGGCGCCGCCGCCGGTGGACCGGGAGACCCGCGACGGCAGCCGCCGCAAAGCGGACGACGAGGCCTTCTCCGCCTTCGTCTTCAAGATCCAGGCGAACATGGATCCGTCGCACCGCGATCGGCTCTGCTTCATCCGCGTCTGCTCCGGCCGCTTCGAGAAGGGGATGAAGGTCCGGCACCTGCGCCTCGACAAGGAGATCAAGCTGGCTGCAGCCCACACGCTGATGGGCCGCGACCGCGTCGACGTCGAGGAGGCCTACGCCGGCGACATCGTCGGCGTGGTCGACACCCAGCACCTCCTCCGCATCGGCGACACCCTGGCGACCGACAGGGGCCCCGCCTTCGTGGGCGTGCCCCGCTTCTCGCCGGAGATCTTCGCCACCCTGCGCCTCAAGGATCCGCTCCGCCGCAAGCAGCTCGTCGAGGGCCTGGGCCAGCTCGCCGAGGAGGGGGCGGTGCAGATCTTCTTCCGCCGCGGCGCCGGCGCCGTCGATCCGATCGTGGCGGTGGTGGGCGTGCTCCAGCTCGAGGTGCTCAAGCACCGCCTCGAGAGCGAGTACTCGGTGAACGTGGTGGTGGAGCGCCTCGGCCTCACCCACGCGCGCTGGCTCGACGGGGTGAGCGACGTGAGCAAGGCCGCCCGCGACATCGTCGGCACCCACGTCGAGGACACGGACGGCCACCCGGTGGTGCTGCTTCGCAACGACTGGGAGCTCGGCGTGGCGGAGCGCGAGAACCCGAGCGTCCGCTTCCTCACCACGTCGCCCCTCGACGTGCAGGGCACCGTCCAGGCGGTGCGCTGA
- a CDS encoding sensor histidine kinase encodes MAPAPRESRALSIRSAIAAMAIAILLIGLGAAIGLLLLVRQSAATTEQLAGFDASVRAVEQIELALLLANRERFLQQVAPGQGHGLAADLHEQEVRRGLAAAARNVNSDNEALVLEGLRSAIDRFLDEVHTNEENAITEYRRASEILDQALIQSDRLSAINLAQAREAVDRAGFWRHAAAIGGFVIAGLFTMLVAALLFWAQRSIYRPFRDLSAAIARYGAGDRSARAIRSGPVEVRRIAEQFDEMADALDRQREQQLTFLAAVAHDLKNPLTALKTAAQMAEREAEQPERLQRRLEVVRRQIDKLRRLVDDLLDVSRLEVGKLALDLQVADLRESIEEACELFDGDPAHPIALQLPAEPVELAFDPVRMAQVFGNLLSNAIKYSPEGGPVQVRLQRSEGTAIVEVEDRGLGIPAAELARIFQPFRRGRSVAGEIPGVGLGLSASKKLVEAHGGSIEVESQPGVGSTFRVRLPLN; translated from the coding sequence ATGGCTCCCGCTCCCCGCGAGTCCCGTGCGCTGAGCATCCGCTCGGCGATCGCCGCCATGGCGATCGCCATCCTGCTCATCGGTCTCGGCGCTGCGATCGGCCTGCTGCTGCTCGTGCGGCAGAGCGCCGCCACCACCGAGCAGCTCGCCGGATTCGACGCGAGCGTTCGGGCGGTGGAGCAGATCGAGCTGGCCCTGCTCCTCGCCAACCGCGAGCGCTTCCTCCAACAGGTGGCGCCGGGGCAGGGGCACGGCCTCGCGGCGGACCTGCACGAGCAGGAGGTGCGGCGCGGACTCGCCGCCGCAGCGCGGAACGTCAACTCCGACAACGAGGCGCTCGTCCTCGAGGGGCTCCGCTCCGCGATCGATCGCTTTCTCGACGAGGTCCACACCAACGAGGAGAACGCGATCACCGAATACCGGCGGGCGAGCGAGATCCTCGACCAGGCCCTGATCCAGTCCGATCGTCTCAGCGCGATCAACCTCGCCCAGGCACGCGAGGCCGTGGACCGGGCCGGCTTCTGGCGGCACGCGGCGGCGATCGGCGGCTTCGTCATCGCCGGCCTCTTCACGATGCTGGTGGCGGCGCTCCTCTTCTGGGCGCAGCGGTCGATCTACCGCCCCTTCCGCGATCTCTCCGCCGCCATCGCCCGCTACGGCGCAGGCGATCGCTCGGCACGGGCGATCCGCAGCGGCCCGGTGGAGGTGCGGCGGATCGCCGAGCAATTCGACGAGATGGCCGATGCCCTCGACCGCCAGCGGGAGCAGCAGCTCACCTTCCTCGCCGCGGTGGCCCACGATCTCAAGAACCCGCTCACCGCCCTGAAGACCGCGGCGCAGATGGCGGAGCGCGAGGCCGAGCAGCCCGAGCGGCTGCAACGCCGCCTGGAAGTGGTGCGGCGGCAGATCGACAAGCTCCGCCGCCTGGTCGACGACCTGCTCGACGTCAGCCGCCTCGAGGTGGGCAAGCTCGCGCTCGATCTCCAGGTCGCCGACCTGCGGGAGTCGATCGAGGAGGCGTGCGAGCTCTTCGACGGGGACCCCGCCCACCCGATCGCGCTGCAGCTCCCGGCCGAGCCGGTCGAGCTCGCCTTCGACCCTGTCCGGATGGCGCAGGTCTTCGGCAACCTCCTCAGCAACGCGATCAAATACTCGCCGGAGGGCGGCCCGGTGCAGGTGCGGCTCCAACGGAGCGAGGGCACGGCGATCGTCGAGGTGGAGGATCGCGGGCTGGGCATTCCGGCAGCCGAGCTTGCCCGGATCTTCCAGCCCTTCCGCCGGGGGCGCTCCGTCGCAGGGGAGATCCCGGGGGTGGGGCTGGGGCTCTCCGCCAGCAAGAAGCTCGTGGAGGCCCACGGCGGGTCGATCGAGGTGGAGAGTCAGCCGGGGGTCGGCTCGACCTTCCGCGTCCGCCTCCCGCTGAACTGA